In Candidatus Dormiibacterota bacterium, the DNA window ACGTACGGATGGCCCATGCGGGACGTGACGTTCCAGTCGATGCTCCGGATGTCGTCGCCGAACTGGTATTCGCGCACCTCGGAGAACTCCATGCCGCGCCCCTTGAACACGGAGTGGTACTCGCCCGCCAGGGACTCGTTCACCAGGCGGCTGGTGCGAATTTCGATGCGGCGCACCTTCTTCAGGAGATCGGCTGGAAGCATGGCTCAGGAATTCACCGGTGCGGTGCGTCCCGGCGTTCCTAGGGCACCTCGATGGTGTCGAGCACCCTCTGGATGATCTGCTCGGTCGTGACGTCCTCGGCCTCGGCCTCGTACGACAGGATGATCCGGTGCCGCATGACGTCGAAGGCGATCGATTTGACGTCCTCGGGCGTCACGTAACCGCGGCCCCGGATGAACGCGTGCGCCTTCGCCGCCACGGTCAGGAAGATCGTCGCGCGGGGGGACGCTCCGAACTGGATCAGACCCTTGATGTCGAGCTTGTAGTCCTCGGGCCGGCGGGTCGCGAACACGATCTCCACGATGTAGTCCTTGATGCGGCTGTCGATGTAGACCTGGCCCACGACGGCGCGGGCCCGCATGATGTCGGCGGGCGTGATGACCCTGCGCACGTCGAAGTGATCGGGGCCGGTCATCCGGTCGAGGATCTCCCGCTCCTCGGTCTTGTTCGGGTAGTCGACCTTGAGCTTCAGCATGAACCGATCGACCTGGGCCTCCGGAAGGGGGTAGGTCCCCTCCTGTTCGATCGGGTTCTGCGTCGCCAGCACGAGGAACGGCGGCGCCAGCGGGTACGTGGTGTCCCCGATCGTCACCTGCATCTCCTGCATCGATTCCAGGAGGGCCGACTGGACCTTCGCCGGGGCGCGGTTGATCTCGTCCGCCAGGATGATGTGGGCGAACAGAGGCCCTTTGCGGGGCACGAATTGTCCGTCCTTCTGGTTGTAGATCATCGTGCCGATCAGGTCGGCGGGAAGAAGGTCGGGCGTGAACTGGATGCGCTGGAACTTCGCATCGATGACGTCCGACAGCGTCTTCACCGACAGCGTCTTCGCCAGGCCGGGGACCCCTTCCAGCAGCAGGTGACCACCGCCCAGAAGGCCGATCAGCAGCCGGTCCAGGAGCGCCTTCTGGCCGACGATGACCTTGCGCACCTCGCCCAGGACCTGGTCGACGAACACCGACTCTTTCTGGACGAGATCGTTGATCCTCTTGATGTCCTGCTCCATCGCGGGAAGGCCCTCCGGAAGGCGTGTGATACGAGCGCAAAATTTTAGACCACGCGCGGCGGAGAGTCAATTTGCGCGATCTCCGCGCACGAGTTCGAATGACGACGACCTCGATCCGGGGATAGAATCCGCGCACGCTCGATGGGGAGGTCCGCGTGCGCTTTCGGTTCGGCCCCGCACTTTCCCGCCGTCCCTGGCTGACGGCGGGCGATGCCGTCGTGCTGCTCGCGCTGGCGGCCCTGCTTTCGGCCGGCGTGTCCATGGCCTGGCGCGCGCCGGCGGTCCAGCGCGGCCCGATCATCTCCCTGGCGCCCTCCGCACTCCCGGTCTACGCCCTGCTGTCCACGGCGCGGATGGCGGCGGCCTACTGTCTCTCCCTCGCCTTCACGCTCGTGTACGGCTACGCGGCCGGGCGCAGCAGGAGCGCGCGCCGCGTGCTGATCCCGGTGCTGGACGTCCTGCAGAGCGTGCCGATCCTCTCCTTCCTGCCGGTGGTGCTCCTCGGGCTCAGCGCGGTCCTGCCGCAGAAGCCGGCCGCCGAGATCGCCGCGATCCTGCTCATCTTCACCTCGCAGGCCTGGAACATGACCTACAGTTTCTACCAGTCGATGACGACGATCCCGAACGAGCTCCGGGAGGCGGCCTCGGTGTTCCGCTTCGGCCCCTGGCTGCGCTTCAAGACTCTCGAGATGCCCTTCTCGGCGCTCGGTCTGATCTGGAACAGCATGATGAGCTGGGCGGGGGGCTGGTTCTTTCTCATGGCCGCTGAGATCTTCACGGTCGGGGCCCGCGACTTCCGGCTGCCCGGACTGGGGGCCTACCTGCAGGAGGCGGCGAACCGCGGGGACAGCCGCGCCGTGCTCTACGGCATCGTGACGCTCGTCGCCACCATCGTCGTCCTCGACCAGGTGCTCTGGCGGCCGCTCCTGGCCTGGGCGGACAAGTTCCGGGTCGACACCCTGTCCGGCGAGGAGCCGTTCACCTCCTGGTTCGGTCATCTCCTCTCCCGCTCGGTCCTCCTCGACCGGGCGCGGGCGAGGCTGATCGAGCCCCTGGCCGAGCGCGTCGACACGGTGCTCTCGAGGCGCCTGCGGGATGCCCCGGACGCGCCTGCCGGCGCCCGTGCCGCGCGTCCCTCGACCATCACGCTCCTGGCGTCCGGCGCTCTCGCGCTCCTCGTCCTCTACGGCGCGTACCGCGCCATGGGGATGCTCGCGGCGCTGCCGATGGCCACCTGGAGGCCGCTCCTCAGCGGGCTGGGCGCCACGTTCCTGCGCGTCGCCGCGGCGCTCCTGATCGCTCTCGCGTGGACGGTTCCGGCCGGCGTCGCCATCGGCATGAACCGCCGGCTCGCCACGTTCGTGCAGCCGATCGTCCAGGTGGTCGCCTCGATTCCGGCCACGGCCCTGTTCCCCGTCATCGTGGTCGCGCTCCTCTCGGTGCCGGGGGGCCTGAACATCGCCGCCATCGTGCTGATGCTGATGGGGACCCAGTGGTACCTCCTGTTCAACGTAATCGCGGGGGCCTCGGCCATCCCTCAGGATCTGCGCTTCACGACCGACCTGCTCCGGCTGCCGCTTTTGGATCGCTGGCGCGTCCTCATCCTTCCCGCCATCTTTCCTTATGTCGTGACCGGAGCGATCACCGCGGGAGGCGGGGCGTGGAACGCCAGCATCGTGGCCGAGCACGCGGAGTTCGGAGGGCGATCGCACTCCACGACCGGCATCGGGGCCCTGATCGCGGGAGCGACCTCGCGCGGCGATTATCCCCTGCTGCTGGCGTCGACGCTGGCCCTCATCGCCACCGTCGTCCTGATCAACCGCACCTTCTGGCGCTCCATGTACCGGCTGGCGGAAGAGCGCTATCGGATGGAGTGACGAGGATCGCATGAGCGTCTCGGGCAACGGAAGCCTGCTGGAGCTCCGGGGAGTGGGCAAGGAATATGCCGGCGGCGGGCGCGCGTGCGTCGCCGTCCGGGACGTCGACCTGACGATTCGTCCCGGCGAATTCGTCGGCCTCCTCGGTCCATCGGGCTGCGGCAAGTCGACTCTGCTCCGCATCATCACCGGTCTGACCCCCGCCACCTCGGGCCGCGTCCTGTACCGCGGCGAACCGCTCGTCGGGATCAATCCGCACGCCACCATCGTGTTTCAGACCTTCGCCCTGTACCCCTGGCTCACCGTGCAGGAGAACGTCGAGATCGCGCTCAAGGCGCGCGGCCTCCCCCCGGACGATCGCCGCGTGGTGGCGCTGAGGCTCATCGATCTCGTCGGTCTGGACGGCTTCGAGTCGGCCTATCCGCGGGAGCTCTCCGGCGGCATGCGGCAGAAGGTCGGGTTCGCGCGCGCCATGGCCGTCGAGCCCGAGCTTCTCTGCCTGGACGAGCCGTTCTCGGCGCTGGACGTGCTCTCGGCGGAGGCGCTGCGCAACGAGCTCCTCGAGCTGTGGCTGGGAAAATCGATCCCCACGCAGGCGATCCTGCTGGTGACCCACAACATCGAGGAAGCCGTGCTCCTGGCCGATCGTCTGATCATCATGGGGAAGGATCCCGGGCGGGTCCTCGCCGAGATGCCGGTCGGCCTGCGCTACCCGCGCCATCGCAAGGACACCGCCTTCATGGCGACCCTCGACAAGGTCTATGCACTCGTGTCCGGCCCCGCGAAACCGGAGACGGGGGCGGCGGGGGCCGGGCAGGGACAGCCGCTGCTGACGAAGCGTCTCCCGAGCGCGCGCATCAACGGTCTTGCGGGGCTCATGGAGAAGGTGGCCGAGGAGGGCGGGCGGGCCGACCTGCACCGCATCGGCAGCGGCCTGCACCTCGAGCTGGACGACCTGCTTCCCGTGGTGGAGGCCGCCCAGCTCCTCGGCTTCGCGCAGGTCGACTCCGGCGACATCCTGCTTACCCCGCTCGGCCAGGCGTTCGCGGACGCGAGCATCCCGGCGCGCAAGGAGATCATCGCGGGACGCCTCCTGCGTCATCCCACGATCCGCTGGATCTACGAGACCCTGCAGGAGGACGACGACCGGCGCGTCGCCGAGTCGTATTTCCTGGAGCGCCTGCAGAC includes these proteins:
- a CDS encoding AAA family ATPase, which encodes MEQDIKRINDLVQKESVFVDQVLGEVRKVIVGQKALLDRLLIGLLGGGHLLLEGVPGLAKTLSVKTLSDVIDAKFQRIQFTPDLLPADLIGTMIYNQKDGQFVPRKGPLFAHIILADEINRAPAKVQSALLESMQEMQVTIGDTTYPLAPPFLVLATQNPIEQEGTYPLPEAQVDRFMLKLKVDYPNKTEEREILDRMTGPDHFDVRRVITPADIMRARAVVGQVYIDSRIKDYIVEIVFATRRPEDYKLDIKGLIQFGASPRATIFLTVAAKAHAFIRGRGYVTPEDVKSIAFDVMRHRIILSYEAEAEDVTTEQIIQRVLDTIEVP
- a CDS encoding ABC transporter permease subunit codes for the protein MRFRFGPALSRRPWLTAGDAVVLLALAALLSAGVSMAWRAPAVQRGPIISLAPSALPVYALLSTARMAAAYCLSLAFTLVYGYAAGRSRSARRVLIPVLDVLQSVPILSFLPVVLLGLSAVLPQKPAAEIAAILLIFTSQAWNMTYSFYQSMTTIPNELREAASVFRFGPWLRFKTLEMPFSALGLIWNSMMSWAGGWFFLMAAEIFTVGARDFRLPGLGAYLQEAANRGDSRAVLYGIVTLVATIVVLDQVLWRPLLAWADKFRVDTLSGEEPFTSWFGHLLSRSVLLDRARARLIEPLAERVDTVLSRRLRDAPDAPAGARAARPSTITLLASGALALLVLYGAYRAMGMLAALPMATWRPLLSGLGATFLRVAAALLIALAWTVPAGVAIGMNRRLATFVQPIVQVVASIPATALFPVIVVALLSVPGGLNIAAIVLMLMGTQWYLLFNVIAGASAIPQDLRFTTDLLRLPLLDRWRVLILPAIFPYVVTGAITAGGGAWNASIVAEHAEFGGRSHSTTGIGALIAGATSRGDYPLLLASTLALIATVVLINRTFWRSMYRLAEERYRME
- a CDS encoding nitrate/sulfonate/bicarbonate ABC transporter ATP-binding protein gives rise to the protein MSVSGNGSLLELRGVGKEYAGGGRACVAVRDVDLTIRPGEFVGLLGPSGCGKSTLLRIITGLTPATSGRVLYRGEPLVGINPHATIVFQTFALYPWLTVQENVEIALKARGLPPDDRRVVALRLIDLVGLDGFESAYPRELSGGMRQKVGFARAMAVEPELLCLDEPFSALDVLSAEALRNELLELWLGKSIPTQAILLVTHNIEEAVLLADRLIIMGKDPGRVLAEMPVGLRYPRHRKDTAFMATLDKVYALVSGPAKPETGAAGAGQGQPLLTKRLPSARINGLAGLMEKVAEEGGRADLHRIGSGLHLELDDLLPVVEAAQLLGFAQVDSGDILLTPLGQAFADASIPARKEIIAGRLLRHPTIRWIYETLQEDDDRRVAESYFLERLQTEFGENAPAQLETAINWARYAELFAFDDDTDDLFLES